The following are encoded together in the Streptomyces sp. NBC_00358 genome:
- a CDS encoding class F sortase → MSLAAAGATALVTDHTRTPAHLDIGALPPLPEAPGTRHTAGPAAPAARPVRIRIPGISVDRPLIDLRVQSDGHLAAPQDPGQVGWWSDGPRPGDPGAAIVVGHVDSLTGPAAFYGLSALRPGDSISIDRADHTHADFTVRALREYAKDDFPDNEVYATTGPPELRLITCGGAYDPAAGGYLDNVVVYAELAHPSPPHPSASPPRTPPRSGN, encoded by the coding sequence TTGAGCTTGGCCGCGGCCGGCGCCACCGCGCTGGTCACCGACCACACGCGCACCCCGGCCCACCTAGACATAGGGGCTCTGCCGCCCCTGCCCGAAGCTCCCGGCACCCGGCACACCGCCGGCCCGGCCGCGCCCGCCGCCCGACCCGTGCGGATACGCATACCCGGCATCAGCGTGGACCGCCCCCTGATCGACCTGCGGGTCCAGTCGGACGGCCACCTCGCCGCCCCGCAAGACCCCGGCCAGGTCGGGTGGTGGAGCGACGGTCCACGCCCCGGTGATCCGGGCGCCGCGATCGTGGTCGGTCACGTCGACTCCCTGACCGGTCCGGCCGCCTTCTACGGCTTATCCGCACTGCGTCCAGGCGACTCCATATCCATCGACCGGGCCGACCACACCCACGCCGACTTCACCGTCCGAGCGCTGCGGGAGTACGCGAAGGACGACTTCCCCGACAACGAGGTCTACGCGACCACCGGTCCCCCCGAACTGCGGTTGATCACCTGCGGCGGCGCCTACGACCCGGCAGCCGGCGGCTACCTCGACAACGTGGTCGTCTACGCCGAACTCGCCCACCCCAGCCCACCGCACCCGTCCGCATCGCCCCCACGCACCCCACCCCGGAGCGGGAATTGA
- a CDS encoding tetratricopeptide repeat protein: MALRRRPPRRRILLSATVAGVLGVGLFLAGGLGLAPWPAAPTGTTPPVKAGSPPAGADPLAADITRLQAKLKETPRDEVALATLGLDYVQQAKSTADPAYYPKAEAVLKRSLALRTSDNFTAMGGMAALQAGRHQFTQALDWARKAVAVNPYNSSLYGTLADAYTQLGRYSEAADAVQRMVDLRPGAPSLSRASYVAELSGDITTARTDMRRALNDAAGPADAAFAHYYLGQLAYNNGDPATELTEAETGLTTAPGYTPLLQAKAQAEAALGHTDAALTDLTRAVQRVPQPEYVLQLGELYQSLGRNQEAAQQYQVFRAEQKLFTSNGVALDSDAALFEADHGDPGRALAIARQGLETRPFMDTHDALAWALHANGQDREALTESGQALAQGTRNALFHYHRAAIEQALGDQNAARDDLTKALSINPHFSPLLTPKAHTALTALKGTA; this comes from the coding sequence ATGGCTCTCCGCCGACGCCCACCGCGCCGACGTATTCTGCTGTCCGCCACCGTCGCCGGTGTCCTCGGCGTGGGGCTGTTCCTCGCCGGAGGGCTGGGCCTGGCCCCCTGGCCCGCGGCACCCACCGGCACCACCCCGCCCGTCAAAGCGGGCAGCCCGCCAGCCGGAGCCGACCCGCTCGCCGCGGACATCACCCGGCTCCAGGCCAAGCTCAAGGAGACGCCACGGGACGAGGTCGCACTGGCCACCCTCGGACTCGACTATGTCCAGCAGGCCAAGAGCACCGCCGACCCGGCGTACTACCCCAAGGCCGAAGCGGTCCTCAAACGCTCACTGGCCCTTCGCACCAGCGACAACTTCACCGCGATGGGCGGCATGGCCGCCCTCCAAGCCGGCCGCCACCAGTTCACCCAGGCGCTGGACTGGGCCCGCAAGGCCGTCGCCGTCAACCCGTACAACTCCTCCCTGTACGGAACCCTTGCCGACGCCTACACCCAGCTCGGCCGCTACTCCGAGGCGGCCGACGCCGTCCAGCGGATGGTCGACCTGCGCCCCGGAGCACCGTCCCTGTCCCGGGCCTCCTACGTCGCGGAACTCAGCGGCGACATCACCACCGCACGCACCGACATGCGCCGAGCCCTCAACGACGCCGCCGGCCCCGCCGACGCCGCCTTCGCGCACTACTACCTCGGTCAACTCGCCTACAACAACGGCGACCCCGCCACTGAACTCACCGAAGCCGAAACGGGCCTGACCACCGCCCCCGGCTACACCCCCCTGCTCCAGGCCAAGGCACAGGCCGAAGCCGCCCTCGGACACACCGACGCGGCACTCACCGACCTCACCCGGGCCGTGCAACGGGTTCCCCAGCCCGAATACGTCCTCCAACTCGGCGAGCTCTACCAGTCCCTCGGCCGCAACCAGGAAGCCGCCCAGCAGTACCAGGTCTTCCGCGCCGAGCAGAAGCTCTTCACCAGCAACGGAGTCGCCCTCGACTCCGACGCGGCCCTGTTCGAAGCCGACCACGGCGACCCCGGACGCGCCCTGGCCATCGCCCGGCAGGGCCTGGAGACCCGGCCGTTCATGGACACCCACGACGCCCTGGCCTGGGCCCTTCACGCCAACGGCCAGGACCGCGAAGCCCTCACCGAATCCGGTCAAGCCCTCGCCCAGGGCACCCGCAACGCCCTCTTCCACTACCACCGGGCAGCCATCGAACAAGCCCTCGGCGACCAGAACGCCGCACGCGACGATCTCACCAAGGCCCTTTCCATCAACCCCCACTTCAGCCCCCTCCTCACCCCCAAGGCCCACACCGCTCTGACCGCCCTGAAAGGGACCGCATAA
- a CDS encoding dolichyl-phosphate-mannose--protein mannosyltransferase, producing the protein MLVDEPGEGVNGRPVSWERRLRDFGHVGRSPVSVRERLVVPFPEPGSWLWRTLGFSPAAACRLARWSQWGGPLLVTLLAGVPRFWRLGSPRAVVFDETYYAKDAWSMLRFGYEGTWPSSKISDPQILAGPQVIPLSDTGSFVAHPPTGKWVIALGEWMFGLTPFGWRFMTALLGTLSVLMLCRIGRRLFRSTLLGCLAGALMAVDGLHYVMSRTALLDLVVMFFVLAAFGCLLIDRDSARARLAAALPVDEDGRVRPDGHTGDRAGTGARPWRLAAGLFLGLAASTKWNGLYFLVFFVILTLLWDVGARRVAGAHRPYRAVLRKDLGCSVLSLAPVAVLTYSTAWTGWFLSDNGYGRHWADARGGTWSWIPAPLRSLWHYEHAVYQFNVGLSTPHKYQSNPWSWPVLGRPVLFHYQSPAPGQDGCHAVGGCAQAILALGTPLLWWSACCALVYLLYRWALRRDWRSGAILCAVGAGYLPWFLYQDRTIFSFYAVVFVPYLCLAVTMMLGALLGPAGATQGRRIRGAVAAGVLVLLIAWNFIYFFPVYTGQTIPYADWHARMWLDTWI; encoded by the coding sequence GTGTTGGTCGACGAGCCAGGGGAGGGGGTGAATGGCCGGCCGGTCTCCTGGGAGCGGCGGCTGCGGGACTTCGGGCACGTCGGGCGTTCGCCTGTGTCTGTGCGCGAGCGTCTGGTCGTGCCGTTTCCCGAACCCGGGTCATGGCTTTGGCGCACGCTCGGGTTCTCCCCGGCAGCGGCGTGCCGGCTGGCGCGCTGGTCGCAGTGGGGCGGGCCGCTGCTGGTGACGCTTCTGGCCGGGGTGCCGCGTTTTTGGCGCCTGGGCAGCCCGCGGGCGGTCGTGTTCGACGAGACGTACTACGCCAAGGACGCCTGGTCGATGCTGCGGTTCGGCTACGAGGGCACCTGGCCCAGCAGCAAGATCTCCGACCCGCAGATCCTCGCCGGTCCGCAAGTGATCCCGCTCTCCGACACCGGGTCCTTCGTCGCGCACCCGCCGACGGGCAAATGGGTCATCGCCCTCGGCGAGTGGATGTTCGGCCTCACCCCCTTCGGCTGGCGTTTCATGACGGCGCTCCTTGGCACGCTGTCGGTGCTGATGTTGTGCCGAATAGGACGCCGCCTGTTCCGTTCGACCCTGCTGGGCTGCCTGGCCGGAGCACTGATGGCCGTGGACGGTCTGCACTACGTGATGAGCCGCACCGCGCTGCTCGACCTCGTCGTCATGTTCTTCGTCCTGGCGGCGTTCGGCTGCCTGCTCATCGACCGCGACAGCGCGCGGGCCCGGCTCGCGGCAGCTCTGCCGGTCGACGAGGACGGCCGGGTGCGCCCGGACGGACACACCGGCGACCGTGCCGGGACGGGAGCGCGACCCTGGCGGCTCGCCGCCGGCCTCTTCCTGGGACTGGCGGCCTCGACCAAATGGAACGGCCTGTACTTCCTCGTCTTCTTCGTGATCCTCACCCTGCTGTGGGACGTCGGCGCTCGCCGCGTGGCAGGAGCGCACCGCCCCTACCGCGCGGTGCTGCGCAAGGACCTCGGCTGCTCGGTGCTGTCCCTCGCCCCGGTCGCTGTCCTGACGTACTCGACGGCATGGACCGGCTGGTTCCTGTCCGACAACGGCTACGGACGCCACTGGGCGGACGCCCGGGGCGGCACATGGTCGTGGATCCCGGCCCCGCTGCGCAGCCTGTGGCACTACGAGCACGCCGTCTACCAGTTCAATGTGGGACTGAGCACTCCCCACAAGTACCAGTCGAACCCATGGAGTTGGCCGGTCCTCGGGCGCCCTGTGCTGTTCCACTACCAGTCGCCGGCACCCGGGCAGGACGGCTGTCACGCGGTGGGCGGCTGCGCACAAGCGATCCTCGCCCTGGGAACACCGCTTCTGTGGTGGTCGGCGTGCTGCGCGCTCGTGTACCTGCTCTACCGATGGGCGCTGCGCCGCGACTGGCGCTCCGGCGCGATCCTCTGTGCGGTAGGTGCCGGCTATCTGCCCTGGTTCCTCTACCAGGACCGCACGATCTTCTCCTTCTACGCGGTCGTCTTCGTGCCCTACCTGTGCCTGGCCGTGACGATGATGCTGGGAGCCCTGCTGGGTCCGGCGGGAGCGACTCAGGGGCGCCGCATACGAGGTGCCGTGGCCGCGGGCGTACTGGTCCTGCTCATCGCCTGGAACTTCATCTACTTCTTCCCGGTCTACACCGGACAGACGATCCCGTACGCCGACTGGCACGCCAGAATGTGGCTCGACACCTGGATCTGA
- a CDS encoding amidase domain-containing protein, protein MNVREKPLPAAPDSKTLTLADDTLDQVSTATDCTTTPCPTAPDGELLIGPAGGRQWATRFTADLSGLPKGARITSATLSLTRSNCAADCTAQQPGVYELSSAWTSSESGGALLDAAGTDDYASGTPLPDLDLGPLVQSWTERGENQGFALTVPADAHGAAYHSLTAADTTTRPRLTIRYLPPTAPSTVTDVVTVPGDSGLLATWNPPLDPGTAGELRYTAQVEKTDGAVVAEQETTTPRVVFTKLDNTVPYRVSVRAKNTVGDGPLSRSAPAQGAAVPDGTSLYRDVVQEYLAARGKILTSGSLSAADAAADAPHGTVFSALLGAQEPNLVDSRQALADNGQSYAGASAQMTDVLVSKGATADQVVVRANVTESMTLHGDGGDEPTTGSALKRYTFDLTGGTAVMDGEADDFDAGQTLSPTAAAQSQVETTSATDSQAPDDTSDDPGSIELGENGFPDETPPTPTPDAKTTAKTLSARSVSGHGTANWAYNHTDIGWEYSQDCTNFVSKALYHGGGMKFRWGGRKTDGAWWQQYYLFGSIKNKSYTWSGADNLRRHFSGHRPSSRVTKTYNAQLGDIVFFKWKKEPRYNHAAVVTSKVQGHLGLSQHGIKNHTTLDDVLARYRGTSNPIQRVLIIRPRSAK, encoded by the coding sequence ATGAACGTGCGCGAGAAGCCGCTGCCGGCGGCACCCGACAGCAAGACGCTCACCCTCGCCGACGACACCCTCGACCAGGTGTCCACCGCGACCGACTGCACCACCACCCCCTGCCCCACCGCGCCCGACGGAGAACTCCTGATCGGACCGGCCGGCGGACGCCAGTGGGCGACCCGTTTCACGGCGGACCTCTCCGGCCTGCCCAAGGGTGCCCGGATCACCTCGGCCACGCTGTCGCTGACCCGCTCCAACTGCGCGGCCGACTGCACCGCACAACAGCCAGGCGTGTACGAGCTGTCGTCCGCCTGGACATCCTCCGAGAGCGGCGGGGCGCTCCTCGACGCGGCCGGAACCGACGACTACGCGTCCGGCACACCACTGCCGGATCTGGACCTCGGCCCGCTGGTGCAGTCCTGGACCGAACGGGGAGAGAACCAGGGCTTCGCCCTGACCGTCCCGGCCGACGCCCACGGGGCGGCCTACCACTCGCTCACCGCGGCCGACACGACCACGCGCCCGCGGCTGACGATCCGGTACCTGCCGCCCACCGCACCCTCAACGGTCACCGACGTCGTGACGGTCCCCGGCGACTCGGGCCTGCTGGCCACATGGAACCCGCCGCTCGACCCGGGCACGGCCGGCGAGCTCCGCTACACGGCTCAGGTCGAGAAGACCGACGGCGCCGTCGTGGCCGAGCAGGAGACCACCACGCCGCGCGTCGTCTTCACCAAGCTCGACAACACCGTCCCGTACCGCGTCTCGGTGCGTGCGAAGAACACCGTCGGCGACGGGCCCCTGTCACGCTCGGCGCCGGCACAGGGCGCGGCGGTCCCGGACGGCACCTCCCTCTACCGTGACGTTGTCCAGGAATACCTGGCCGCCCGGGGCAAGATCCTCACCAGCGGCAGTCTCTCCGCGGCCGACGCGGCCGCCGACGCTCCGCACGGCACTGTCTTCTCCGCACTGCTCGGCGCGCAGGAGCCGAACCTCGTCGACAGCAGGCAGGCACTCGCCGACAACGGCCAGAGCTACGCGGGCGCGTCGGCGCAGATGACGGACGTCCTGGTCAGCAAGGGGGCCACGGCGGACCAGGTCGTCGTTCGGGCCAACGTCACGGAGTCGATGACCCTGCACGGCGACGGCGGCGACGAACCGACGACGGGAAGCGCCCTCAAGCGGTACACCTTCGACCTGACCGGAGGCACCGCGGTCATGGACGGCGAAGCCGACGACTTCGACGCCGGGCAGACACTGTCCCCGACGGCGGCCGCGCAGTCCCAGGTGGAGACCACTTCCGCGACGGACTCGCAGGCCCCGGACGACACCTCGGACGACCCCGGATCGATCGAACTGGGCGAGAACGGCTTCCCCGACGAGACGCCGCCGACGCCCACACCCGATGCCAAGACCACGGCCAAGACCCTCAGCGCCAGGTCGGTCAGCGGCCACGGCACCGCCAACTGGGCCTACAACCACACCGACATCGGCTGGGAGTACTCCCAGGACTGCACCAACTTCGTCTCCAAGGCCCTCTACCACGGTGGCGGCATGAAGTTCCGATGGGGCGGCCGCAAGACCGACGGCGCGTGGTGGCAGCAGTACTACCTCTTCGGCTCGATCAAGAACAAGAGCTACACCTGGTCGGGTGCCGACAACCTGCGCCGTCACTTCTCCGGCCACCGTCCCTCCTCCCGCGTCACCAAGACGTACAACGCGCAGCTCGGCGACATCGTCTTCTTCAAGTGGAAGAAGGAACCGCGCTACAACCACGCCGCGGTGGTCACCTCCAAGGTGCAGGGGCATCTGGGACTGTCCCAGCACGGCATCAAGAACCACACCACGCTCGACGACGTGCTGGCGCGCTACCGCGGCACCAGCAATCCGATCCAACGCGTTCTGATCATCCGACCCAGGAGTGCCAAGTGA
- a CDS encoding cytochrome P450 family protein has translation MTHITPAPQAPIDPAGLARDPYAVYAQLRQAGPVHRITGTDGLPAWLVTRYDDVRQALADPRLSLDKHNAAPGGYRGMALPPALDANLLNMDPPDHTRIRRLVSRAFTPRQIEQLREPIQRTADELLDALAATECADLIASYAAPLPITVICDLLGVAPANRRDFRSWTDALVAPDPTRPSLAKQAIGNLLSFLTQLIADKRTAPADDLLSALIAVRDEEDRLSEDELMSLAFLILFAGYENTVHLIGNAVLTLLRHPEQQAELRANPTRLGAVVGELARYDGPVPLAMRRFPTEDVTISGVTIPAGETVLLSLAAAHRDPHRFTDPDRFDIDRDTTGHLALGHGIHYCLGAPLARMETEIALSALFDRFPDMALDVPQGELRWRPSMRSRGLLSLPVRTGTTNEATTG, from the coding sequence ATGACCCATATAACCCCCGCTCCCCAGGCTCCTATTGATCCCGCAGGACTCGCCCGCGATCCGTACGCCGTCTATGCACAGCTCCGTCAAGCAGGGCCCGTTCACCGGATCACCGGGACAGACGGGCTGCCTGCCTGGCTGGTGACCCGCTACGACGACGTGCGCCAGGCACTCGCCGACCCGCGGCTCTCTTTGGACAAGCACAACGCGGCCCCGGGCGGCTACCGAGGCATGGCCTTACCGCCGGCGCTGGACGCGAACCTGCTCAACATGGACCCTCCGGACCACACCCGCATCAGGCGCCTGGTGAGCCGGGCGTTCACCCCGCGCCAGATCGAGCAGCTACGCGAGCCGATCCAGCGCACCGCCGACGAGTTGCTGGACGCTCTTGCCGCGACTGAATGCGCGGACCTGATTGCCTCGTACGCCGCACCGCTGCCGATCACCGTGATCTGCGACTTGCTCGGCGTAGCCCCGGCCAACAGGCGCGACTTCCGGTCATGGACCGACGCTCTCGTCGCTCCCGACCCGACGCGGCCGTCCCTCGCCAAGCAGGCGATCGGCAACTTGCTGTCGTTCCTCACCCAGCTCATCGCCGACAAGAGAACCGCCCCGGCCGATGACCTGCTCTCCGCGCTGATCGCCGTCCGCGATGAGGAAGACCGGCTGAGCGAGGACGAGTTGATGTCCTTGGCCTTCCTCATTCTGTTCGCCGGGTATGAGAACACCGTTCACCTCATCGGAAACGCGGTCCTGACTCTGCTTCGCCACCCCGAACAGCAGGCCGAGCTGCGGGCCAATCCCACGCGCCTCGGGGCGGTGGTGGGGGAGTTGGCCCGATACGACGGCCCGGTACCTCTGGCCATGCGCCGGTTTCCGACCGAGGACGTCACCATCAGCGGCGTAACCATCCCCGCGGGCGAAACGGTCCTGCTGTCCCTTGCCGCTGCCCACAGGGACCCGCATCGTTTCACCGACCCCGACCGCTTCGACATAGACCGCGACACCACCGGCCACCTCGCCCTGGGCCACGGCATCCACTACTGCCTCGGCGCTCCGCTGGCCCGCATGGAAACCGAGATCGCGCTATCTGCGCTCTTCGACCGCTTCCCCGACATGGCCTTGGACGTGCCGCAAGGCGAATTGCGGTGGCGCCCCTCGATGCGCTCCCGCGGTCTCCTTAGCCTTCCGGTCCGCACCGGCACCACCAATGAAGCCACTACGGGTTGA
- a CDS encoding helix-turn-helix domain-containing protein has protein sequence MLAATDGLANRAIARELEVSVNTVRKWRGRFAARGGMDGLRDAARSGRPRSYGRIGTCDTRFGSVVAQLLG, from the coding sequence GTGCTCGCGGCGACGGACGGGCTCGCCAACAGAGCCATCGCCCGGGAGCTGGAGGTCAGCGTGAACACGGTGCGCAAGTGGCGTGGGCGGTTCGCGGCCCGCGGCGGCATGGACGGGCTGCGCGATGCCGCGCGGTCGGGACGGCCGAGGTCGTACGGGAGGATTGGAACCTGCGACACCCGCTTTGGGAGCGTGGTTGCGCAGCTGCTGGGATGA
- a CDS encoding isochorismatase family protein: MPDTALLIIDMQSALLSDAYDVEACLGRVANLAERARSSGVPVIYLRQRLDAVPAGLIDVHQAVAPRPGDVVLDKDSADSFLDPTLGDLLNEWAVRRLIVTGFATEYCVDSTCRGSLSRGYDLTLVSDGHTTPERSCGAVPTAAQVIAHHNATFSTIQYAGRSITVASAAQINFDAALASTS; the protein is encoded by the coding sequence ATGCCGGACACTGCACTGCTCATCATCGACATGCAGAGCGCCCTGTTGAGCGACGCCTATGACGTCGAGGCTTGCCTGGGCAGGGTCGCCAACCTTGCCGAGCGGGCTCGCTCCTCTGGCGTGCCGGTCATCTACCTGCGACAACGGCTCGATGCCGTGCCTGCTGGCCTGATCGATGTCCATCAGGCGGTGGCGCCCAGGCCGGGCGATGTCGTGCTGGACAAGGACAGCGCGGATTCCTTCCTTGACCCCACGCTCGGCGACCTCCTGAACGAGTGGGCAGTGCGCCGTTTGATCGTCACCGGCTTCGCCACCGAGTACTGCGTTGACTCCACCTGCCGCGGCTCGCTCTCCCGTGGCTACGACCTGACGCTGGTTTCAGACGGACACACCACGCCGGAACGTTCGTGCGGTGCCGTGCCGACGGCCGCTCAAGTCATCGCACACCACAACGCAACCTTCTCAACCATCCAATACGCCGGGCGCTCGATCACGGTGGCATCGGCTGCACAGATCAACTTCGATGCCGCGCTGGCGAGTACCTCGTGA
- a CDS encoding DUF5958 family protein, producing the protein MADPYITLNELAQGLRPMSQGIEWFESLSTEEQSTTLRLLSHFCIQARATTEDGAESIRRAGLRATHTPAVLIARGRIDQQLGKIVSLTPHDERLKSFRLLIAVLAVADGRRRERYCSDGCSHEWHRLSVGALAETQI; encoded by the coding sequence ATGGCTGATCCGTACATCACACTCAACGAGCTCGCCCAGGGCCTTCGGCCGATGTCACAGGGCATCGAGTGGTTCGAGAGCCTCTCCACTGAGGAACAGTCCACTACCCTGCGGCTCCTGTCACACTTCTGCATTCAGGCCCGCGCCACCACCGAGGACGGCGCGGAAAGCATCCGTCGTGCCGGACTTCGCGCCACGCACACACCGGCGGTTCTGATCGCACGAGGGCGAATCGACCAGCAACTCGGGAAGATCGTCAGCCTCACTCCCCACGACGAGCGCCTCAAGTCATTCCGGCTACTGATCGCGGTACTGGCCGTCGCAGACGGACGTCGACGGGAGCGCTACTGCTCCGACGGTTGCAGCCACGAATGGCATCGCCTGTCGGTCGGGGCCCTTGCCGAAACGCAGATCTGA
- a CDS encoding DIP1984 family protein, with protein MKLAEALAERAEATRRVEQLRARVVSSARYQEGETPAEDAAQLLAEAGEVLSALETLIRRINRTNATVEMGPDGTLTDALARRDVLRLRHSVVTAAADAAAGSGERGYGRQLRSELMMLSALPVAELRGQADVLAREIREVDVRIQRTNWEVDLLD; from the coding sequence GTGAAGCTTGCTGAGGCACTGGCAGAACGTGCGGAAGCGACGCGCCGTGTAGAACAGTTGCGAGCGCGCGTCGTCAGCAGTGCGCGGTACCAGGAGGGGGAGACGCCCGCCGAGGATGCCGCCCAGTTGCTGGCTGAGGCCGGTGAGGTGCTGAGCGCTCTGGAAACGTTGATCCGGCGGATCAACCGGACCAATGCCACCGTGGAGATGGGTCCCGACGGCACGCTCACCGATGCCCTCGCACGCCGGGATGTCCTGCGGTTGCGTCACTCTGTGGTCACTGCGGCGGCGGATGCGGCGGCGGGTAGCGGCGAGCGGGGATACGGCCGGCAACTCAGGTCCGAGCTGATGATGCTTTCCGCGCTTCCGGTCGCGGAACTGCGCGGTCAGGCGGATGTTCTCGCGCGGGAGATCCGCGAGGTCGATGTGCGGATCCAGCGCACGAACTGGGAGGTGGACCTGCTGGACTGA
- a CDS encoding IS701 family transposase, whose product MITEYAAAQWDLELDDLFLTIGHRFGRVELRRRMRDYVRGLLAPVARKNSWQLAEQAGHRTPDGLQHLLAGAKWEPDDIRDDLQEYVADKLGENDGVLIIDDTGFIKKGSTSAGVQRQYSGTAGRTENCQIGVFGAYASARGRALVDRELYLPKSWTEDRERCRTARVPDEREFATKGELARHMVLRALASPLPIAWVTADSAYGQDNRFRRLLEQSGVGYVLAVPKSQFSVGCSRIEGLFAQAPDEAWEKISCGNGAKGPRVYHWAAVRLPAVAEFDYQGEVPHRMRWALARRSISKPDEIAYYLAYAPLQVTVQELVRVAGTRWAIEECFQAAKNECGLDQYEVRRYVGWYRHITLAMLAHAFLSATAYQPWEKGAEQVRQPGPSGSQWRRFGDSWQLVVPDPRT is encoded by the coding sequence GTGATCACCGAGTATGCCGCCGCGCAGTGGGACCTCGAACTGGACGATCTCTTCCTGACTATCGGGCACCGCTTCGGCCGAGTCGAGCTTCGTCGCCGCATGCGCGACTACGTACGTGGGCTGCTCGCCCCGGTGGCCCGCAAGAACAGCTGGCAGTTGGCCGAGCAGGCTGGCCACCGCACGCCCGACGGCCTGCAGCACCTCCTCGCCGGAGCGAAGTGGGAGCCCGATGACATTCGCGACGACCTGCAGGAATACGTCGCCGACAAGCTCGGCGAGAACGACGGCGTGCTGATCATCGACGACACCGGGTTCATCAAGAAGGGCAGTACCTCCGCCGGGGTCCAGCGCCAGTACTCCGGAACCGCCGGCCGCACCGAGAACTGTCAGATCGGCGTCTTCGGCGCCTACGCCTCGGCCCGTGGCCGGGCTCTGGTCGACCGTGAGCTCTACCTCCCGAAGTCGTGGACCGAGGACCGGGAACGCTGCCGCACCGCAAGGGTCCCCGACGAGCGGGAGTTCGCCACCAAGGGCGAACTGGCCCGGCATATGGTGCTGCGGGCCCTCGCCTCACCGCTGCCCATCGCGTGGGTCACCGCGGATTCCGCCTACGGTCAGGACAACCGATTCCGTCGGCTGCTGGAACAGTCGGGTGTCGGCTACGTGCTGGCTGTGCCCAAGTCGCAGTTCAGCGTGGGCTGTTCACGGATCGAGGGTCTGTTCGCGCAGGCCCCGGACGAGGCGTGGGAGAAGATCTCATGCGGCAACGGCGCGAAGGGGCCCCGCGTCTACCACTGGGCAGCAGTACGGCTGCCGGCCGTCGCCGAGTTCGACTATCAGGGCGAGGTCCCCCATCGAATGCGATGGGCACTGGCCCGGCGCAGCATCAGCAAGCCCGACGAGATCGCCTACTACCTCGCCTACGCACCGCTTCAGGTCACCGTCCAGGAGCTGGTGCGGGTCGCCGGCACACGCTGGGCGATCGAGGAGTGCTTCCAGGCCGCGAAGAACGAATGTGGCCTGGACCAGTACGAAGTCCGCCGCTACGTGGGCTGGTATCGGCACATCACTTTGGCCATGCTGGCGCACGCCTTCCTGTCCGCCACGGCATACCAGCCCTGGGAAAAGGGGGCGGAACAGGTGAGACAACCGGGGCCGTCGGGCTCACAGTGGCGGAGGTTCGGCGACTCCTGGCAGCTTGTCGTGCCCGACCCCCGCACCTGA
- a CDS encoding DUF6368 family protein encodes MSGPVLVIELAEPVPPKSIQRLRELLVRSSSHFEEKRVGEYDLNIHAASLGIADTGGIDGRRPVMVSLSGPGFGDEDVFEAEHADEVDQEPLIGFTPTHAVDVIAFCNRPVDHVVAALLTAAVMDVIGGVANAELLEDQVPIVTGLPGIAGTMTDPWPAAYGSAESLRAWARQPAFRLLK; translated from the coding sequence ATGAGCGGTCCGGTGTTGGTAATTGAGTTGGCGGAGCCCGTCCCACCCAAATCCATCCAGCGGCTCCGGGAACTCCTTGTCCGTTCCTCATCTCACTTTGAGGAGAAGCGTGTCGGCGAGTACGACCTGAACATTCACGCCGCGAGCCTCGGCATCGCCGACACTGGGGGCATCGACGGACGCCGGCCTGTCATGGTCTCTCTCAGCGGGCCCGGCTTCGGCGACGAGGACGTCTTTGAGGCCGAGCACGCCGACGAAGTCGACCAGGAACCCCTCATCGGCTTCACCCCGACCCACGCCGTCGACGTCATAGCGTTCTGCAACAGGCCGGTTGACCACGTCGTCGCGGCCCTGCTGACCGCTGCTGTCATGGACGTGATTGGTGGCGTCGCCAATGCCGAACTCCTTGAGGATCAAGTCCCGATCGTGACCGGCCTTCCAGGCATCGCGGGGACGATGACGGACCCATGGCCTGCCGCCTACGGTTCAGCGGAATCCCTGAGAGCGTGGGCTCGGCAGCCCGCCTTCCGGCTCCTGAAGTAG
- a CDS encoding SCO4225 family membrane protein, protein MNARTLVRLTFANVASAVYLGLVGASVVFEVTAALVSDPGIVGIWPFLLAAPTSLLTAGVVGAVWGMDAPVWYLVTGVIISALIQSFALGAILESLRGRHQGPARPSLG, encoded by the coding sequence ATGAACGCTCGTACCCTGGTACGTCTGACCTTTGCCAATGTTGCTTCCGCTGTCTATCTAGGGCTCGTCGGTGCGTCCGTCGTGTTCGAAGTGACTGCTGCGCTTGTCTCGGATCCCGGAATCGTTGGGATATGGCCCTTCCTTCTCGCCGCCCCCACCTCCTTGCTGACAGCCGGGGTCGTCGGGGCGGTTTGGGGTATGGATGCGCCCGTCTGGTATCTGGTCACTGGGGTCATCATCAGTGCTTTGATCCAGTCGTTTGCCCTGGGAGCGATCCTGGAATCTCTGCGAGGTCGACACCAAGGGCCTGCCCGCCCGAGCCTCGGCTGA